From Sporocytophaga myxococcoides, the proteins below share one genomic window:
- a CDS encoding rhodanese-like domain-containing protein, producing the protein MKEISVTELKELIDKGENFQLIDVREPGEFQAANLGGELIPLATVPKNVEKFSKDKMVVVHCRSGKRSGDAIRFLETNFGYTNLYNLTGGILAYKTEIDPSLNP; encoded by the coding sequence ATGAAAGAAATATCTGTAACTGAGCTAAAGGAGCTTATTGATAAAGGTGAAAATTTTCAACTGATTGATGTCCGTGAGCCTGGTGAGTTTCAGGCAGCGAATTTAGGGGGGGAGCTTATTCCATTGGCGACAGTGCCTAAGAATGTTGAAAAATTTTCTAAGGATAAAATGGTTGTTGTGCATTGCAGAAGTGGAAAAAGAAGTGGTGATGCCATTAGATTTTTAGAGACAAATTTCGGTTATACCAATCTCTATAACCTTACGGGTGGAATTCTAGCATATAAGACAGAGATAGATCCAAGTTTAAATCCTTGA
- a CDS encoding DinB family protein, translating into MREKFYRLYQFNHWANKRLAEVLKIDYCEEGARLLSHVVNSELIWYGRIKDETHHPIKIWELHEPFLLKVYAVESSLNFFQLIDTCQDDEFFKVVKYKNSKGEVFETCLSDILFHVANHGSYHRGQVNKAFREAGKEPVNVDYITFSRLGKL; encoded by the coding sequence ATGAGGGAAAAATTTTATCGCTTATATCAGTTCAATCACTGGGCTAATAAAAGGCTGGCAGAAGTATTAAAGATTGATTATTGTGAAGAAGGAGCAAGATTATTAAGTCATGTTGTTAATTCAGAATTGATCTGGTATGGGCGAATAAAAGATGAAACTCATCACCCTATAAAAATTTGGGAATTGCATGAGCCTTTTTTACTTAAGGTTTATGCAGTTGAAAGTTCTCTGAATTTTTTCCAGTTAATTGATACTTGCCAGGATGACGAATTTTTTAAAGTCGTAAAATACAAGAATTCAAAAGGTGAAGTCTTTGAAACCTGCCTTTCTGATATTTTATTTCATGTTGCCAATCATGGCTCTTATCACCGAGGACAGGTAAATAAAGCATTCAGAGAGGCTGGTAAAGAGCCAGTAAATGTGGATTATATTACTTTCTCAAGACTTGGGAAACTGTGA
- a CDS encoding DUF5723 family protein, which produces MKKLLSLFFLAFSLSPSFAQQEYSSFTSTGRGVSTTFVTDYQAIGINPANLGLHTEYETKHVTIGLMEGAASAYSNALSKATFRNSLTNYDDIFNQQDKIKAAQQFAGNGVAANVDLMAFGFAIQSDKLGGLAFSVKESMRWYSQFSGITADLLFRGKTSAYFDQLVLNNGEIVANDPSKYAQYEAIGINEGIASNQLKLSALFDGSKIKNNWYREYNLNYGRKVFGNDLLYITAGVGVKYVQGFNYTDCQVKDGKIVMAGAFNPAFNIDFGVGSQNNPSAINNNHYQSIGNGFGFDFGANVVINEKITIGAALTNIGSINYTGNVYTIQDTTLASISSEGSNNYNIFSQAPNILAKSGMLKWEGQKNIKTKLPSLLRLGASIKLIEIAQVGFDFIVPTNNEAGNFEKPYIGVGGDIKPIRWVRLSTGINTGGNYISRANVPFGLTIIVGENGTWELGAATRDIVTYLRQKGPNLSFAFGFLRFRL; this is translated from the coding sequence ATGAAAAAACTTTTATCATTGTTTTTTTTAGCTTTTTCACTTAGTCCATCTTTTGCTCAGCAGGAATATAGTTCATTTACCTCGACAGGCCGCGGAGTATCCACCACATTCGTGACGGACTATCAGGCGATAGGAATAAATCCTGCCAATCTTGGATTACATACCGAATATGAAACCAAGCATGTAACAATCGGATTAATGGAAGGCGCCGCATCCGCATATTCTAATGCTCTGAGCAAAGCAACTTTTAGAAATAGTCTTACAAATTATGATGATATCTTTAATCAGCAGGATAAAATAAAAGCAGCACAGCAATTTGCTGGAAACGGTGTTGCTGCCAATGTGGATTTAATGGCATTTGGATTTGCCATACAAAGTGACAAATTAGGTGGCCTTGCATTCTCGGTAAAAGAATCAATGCGTTGGTATTCTCAATTTAGCGGTATTACTGCAGATTTGTTGTTCAGAGGCAAAACCTCTGCCTATTTTGACCAGTTAGTCCTGAATAATGGTGAAATAGTTGCTAATGATCCCAGCAAATATGCTCAATATGAAGCTATAGGTATCAATGAAGGAATAGCAAGCAACCAATTAAAACTCTCAGCACTTTTTGACGGATCAAAAATAAAGAACAACTGGTACCGGGAATACAATTTAAATTACGGTCGCAAGGTATTTGGCAATGATTTATTGTATATAACAGCGGGAGTTGGGGTTAAATATGTACAAGGCTTCAACTATACTGACTGTCAGGTAAAAGACGGAAAGATAGTTATGGCCGGAGCATTTAATCCTGCGTTTAATATTGATTTTGGAGTAGGTTCTCAAAACAATCCATCAGCTATAAATAACAACCATTATCAGTCAATAGGAAACGGATTCGGTTTTGATTTTGGAGCAAATGTTGTCATTAATGAAAAAATAACTATAGGCGCTGCTCTTACCAATATTGGCTCTATCAACTATACTGGGAATGTTTATACTATACAAGACACGACGCTTGCTTCAATTTCTTCCGAAGGATCAAACAACTACAATATCTTTTCTCAAGCACCAAATATCCTTGCCAAATCTGGTATGTTGAAATGGGAAGGCCAAAAAAATATTAAAACTAAACTTCCTTCATTGTTAAGGCTTGGTGCAAGTATTAAACTGATTGAAATTGCTCAAGTTGGTTTTGATTTTATTGTACCTACCAACAACGAAGCCGGTAATTTTGAAAAACCATACATAGGAGTTGGTGGAGATATCAAGCCAATCAGATGGGTTAGATTATCTACCGGAATAAACACCGGTGGTAATTATATTTCCAGAGCAAACGTTCCTTTTGGACTAACTATAATTGTAGGTGAAAACGGAACCTGGGAGCTTGGTGCCGCTACAAGAGATATTGTTACTTATTTAAGACAAAAAGGACCAAACTTGTCATTTGCATTTGGGTTCTTAAGGTTTAGACTATAA
- a CDS encoding TVP38/TMEM64 family protein encodes MIKGIRRLIKDNRTTAFYLFYFILAPFISDSYLIYLAIKYQEQISNFTFPEYSLLSLILGLCMATGLCHTTLIATVSGYFLGINSVFIVIPTYIFASVLGYILAQKLDNGHFMKTLLRFKKTAVIKSNLKNEESKIIFLSRLSPVIPFALMNFLLSVLGANFRKYLIFGTAGMLPRTLLFCYIGSKAGELIQAINAPGQESMSKAITLLLIISSLIGLYYFIKKAITKALK; translated from the coding sequence ATGATAAAAGGAATTCGTAGGCTTATCAAAGACAATCGAACAACAGCCTTTTATCTTTTTTACTTCATCCTTGCTCCCTTTATTTCAGACTCTTATCTGATTTACCTTGCGATAAAATATCAGGAACAGATATCTAATTTTACTTTCCCGGAATATAGTCTGCTTTCTTTGATATTGGGCTTATGCATGGCAACGGGATTGTGCCATACCACACTTATCGCAACCGTTTCCGGATATTTTTTAGGGATAAACTCCGTGTTTATTGTTATTCCAACCTACATATTTGCATCTGTCCTGGGATATATTCTGGCTCAGAAACTTGATAACGGTCACTTCATGAAGACTCTTCTGCGCTTTAAAAAGACAGCAGTAATTAAATCAAACCTTAAAAATGAAGAGTCAAAAATCATTTTTCTTTCCAGACTTTCTCCGGTAATTCCATTTGCATTAATGAATTTCCTGTTGTCAGTTTTAGGCGCAAATTTCAGAAAATACCTCATTTTCGGAACCGCAGGAATGCTTCCCCGTACACTATTATTCTGCTACATAGGAAGTAAGGCTGGAGAGTTAATTCAGGCAATAAATGCTCCCGGACAGGAAAGTATGAGCAAGGCAATCACGCTCCTTCTTATAATATCCTCGCTTATAGGCCTTTATTATTTCATAAAAAAAGCTATCACCAAAGCTTTGAAGTAA
- a CDS encoding cystathionine gamma-synthase produces the protein MKFGTKAIHAGVEPDPSTGAIMTPVYQTSTYVQASPGDHKGYEYSRTHNPTRTALQNSLAALENGAYGLCFASGMAAIDTILKLLKPGDEVISTNDLYGGTYRIFTKVFAHYGIKFHFIPMDNAKEVEKYINSNTKLIWMETPTNPLLNIIDIKAIANLGKKHTVITVVDNTFATPYLQLPLDLGVDIVMHSVTKYLSGHSDVVMGAIILNDKEVAARLAFLQNACGAVPGPQDCFLVLRGIKTLHLRMERHCDNAAKIAQFLSEHPKVDKVYYPGLSTHPNHAIAQAQMKAFGGMLSFTLKGDKIEDAKRFLERVELFSLAESLGGVESLCGHPATMTHASIPKEEREKAGLKDSLVRLSVGVEDVEDLIEDLRSAIG, from the coding sequence ATGAAATTCGGAACTAAAGCAATTCATGCAGGCGTGGAGCCTGATCCTTCAACAGGAGCAATTATGACTCCTGTATATCAAACCTCTACTTATGTGCAGGCCTCCCCAGGAGACCATAAAGGGTATGAATATTCCAGAACCCATAACCCAACCAGAACCGCTTTGCAAAATAGCCTTGCGGCACTTGAAAACGGAGCATATGGATTGTGTTTTGCTTCAGGTATGGCTGCAATAGATACTATTTTGAAATTACTAAAGCCTGGAGATGAGGTGATTTCTACAAATGACTTATATGGTGGAACTTATAGAATATTTACCAAGGTGTTTGCTCATTATGGTATTAAATTTCATTTTATACCGATGGATAATGCGAAGGAAGTTGAAAAATATATCAACTCCAATACAAAGCTTATCTGGATGGAAACTCCTACCAATCCTTTACTGAATATTATTGATATAAAAGCTATTGCCAATCTTGGAAAGAAGCATACCGTTATAACCGTTGTAGATAATACCTTTGCGACGCCTTATCTCCAGCTGCCTCTGGATCTTGGTGTTGATATTGTTATGCATTCGGTAACGAAATATCTTTCAGGACATTCTGATGTTGTAATGGGGGCTATTATTCTGAATGATAAAGAGGTGGCTGCACGACTTGCTTTTCTTCAGAATGCATGTGGGGCTGTTCCCGGACCTCAGGATTGCTTCTTGGTGCTGAGAGGTATTAAAACATTGCACCTGCGTATGGAAAGACATTGTGACAATGCTGCAAAAATAGCACAATTTTTGTCAGAACATCCAAAAGTAGACAAGGTCTATTATCCAGGCTTAAGTACGCATCCGAATCATGCTATAGCTCAGGCGCAAATGAAGGCATTCGGTGGTATGCTTTCTTTTACACTTAAAGGTGACAAGATTGAGGACGCAAAAAGGTTTCTTGAAAGGGTTGAATTATTTTCTCTTGCGGAATCTTTAGGGGGAGTAGAATCGTTATGTGGTCATCCTGCAACTATGACCCATGCCAGTATTCCTAAGGAAGAAAGAGAAAAAGCCGGACTAAAAGACAGTCTGGTAAGGCTTAGCGTTGGGGTTGAAGATGTTGAAGATCTTATTGAAGATTTAAGAAGTGCCATTGGATAA
- a CDS encoding Bax inhibitor-1/YccA family protein, with the protein MEKDNLYYSQGKSVSTMSQSFMANVFIWMSAGLVMTAAISFLFANNASLLSLLITDRGWSIFGYIVLFAPIGFVLLMNFAFEKLSYGLLVLLFMTYSALMGMSLSVIFLVYTAGSIYSIFFVAAGMFAVTAIYGYTTKTDLTRIGNLLMMALFGIIIASVINMFLHSDTLSYIMSIVSVVVFTGLTAYNVQSMKDIYNDGSEKAGKLAIIGAMSLYINFINLFLALLRLFGNRRD; encoded by the coding sequence ATGGAAAAGGATAATTTGTATTACAGTCAGGGGAAAAGCGTATCGACGATGAGTCAGTCCTTTATGGCTAATGTCTTTATCTGGATGTCTGCAGGTCTTGTTATGACTGCTGCAATTTCATTTCTTTTTGCTAATAATGCTTCCTTACTGTCATTGCTGATAACTGATAGAGGTTGGTCAATTTTTGGCTATATCGTTTTGTTTGCCCCAATAGGGTTCGTTTTGCTAATGAATTTTGCATTTGAAAAATTGTCTTATGGATTGCTGGTATTATTATTTATGACATATTCAGCATTAATGGGAATGTCTTTGAGCGTAATCTTCCTGGTTTACACAGCAGGTTCTATTTATTCAATATTCTTTGTGGCAGCAGGTATGTTTGCTGTTACGGCCATTTATGGATATACAACAAAAACGGACTTGACAAGAATTGGTAACCTGCTCATGATGGCTCTTTTCGGAATTATTATTGCAAGTGTTATTAATATGTTCCTTCATAGCGACACACTTTCTTATATAATGAGCATCGTGAGCGTTGTGGTGTTCACTGGTCTTACTGCCTACAATGTTCAAAGCATGAAAGATATTTATAATGACGGTAGTGAAAAAGCTGGTAAGCTTGCTATTATTGGTGCGATGTCACTATATATCAATTTTATTAATCTTTTTCTTGCTCTATTAAGATTATTTGGAAACAGAAGAGACTAA
- a CDS encoding ATP-binding cassette domain-containing protein, with the protein MSQQFLKLDQLCVEVNGRFILEDITFKLEKGASLAIIGPSGSGKTILGKVLANRIAPSSGTINFSFPSDFKSVFISQQHDFRDASERSYYQQRFDSNYGKDFPLVEEELLKAAGGTSRTEIERIAKQLRIDQLLKRTLIELSNGEGKRLQIARALLQKPELIIFDSPFVGLDTDSRKVLHSIINEMTIFGNTVVVITTHGEIPDRINHVLKLKEGKIEQLLSLKEFKESYKEEQERIETFILHDSELYNNLYWEEQEEFKVAVQMHNVSVSYGDKSILENINWKVNKGECWALLGHNGSGKSTLLSLINGDNPQAYGNDIWLFDKKKGSGESIWELKAKIGYISPELHIFFQRNKSFTETLFVNSVAQSLAAEASSGGVTVFDSIASGFNDQVGSTGKISSWQTKQVNLWIEILKLSSYRNMRLPQLPLGVQRLVLLGRALVKNPQLLILDEPCQGLDRTQVKQFVSVVNEICTTFSKTLIYVSHYKEDIPACVKNYLELENGKIKQMIN; encoded by the coding sequence ATGTCTCAACAGTTTCTGAAATTAGATCAACTATGTGTTGAAGTCAACGGAAGATTTATTCTGGAAGATATTACATTCAAGCTGGAAAAGGGAGCCTCATTGGCTATCATAGGTCCTTCCGGTAGTGGAAAGACAATATTGGGAAAAGTTCTTGCTAATAGAATTGCTCCTTCCTCCGGCACCATTAATTTCTCTTTCCCTTCAGATTTTAAAAGTGTTTTTATCTCACAGCAACATGATTTCAGGGATGCTTCAGAGAGAAGTTATTACCAGCAAAGATTTGATAGCAACTATGGGAAGGATTTTCCCCTGGTAGAAGAAGAACTGCTTAAAGCTGCAGGCGGGACTTCTCGGACTGAAATCGAGAGAATTGCTAAGCAATTGCGAATAGATCAACTCCTCAAAAGAACATTGATTGAATTGTCAAATGGTGAAGGTAAGCGTTTGCAGATTGCAAGAGCACTATTGCAAAAGCCAGAGCTGATTATATTTGATAGTCCTTTTGTCGGACTGGATACTGATTCAAGAAAAGTGTTGCATAGCATAATTAATGAAATGACGATCTTCGGGAATACTGTTGTAGTAATTACAACTCATGGTGAAATTCCAGATCGGATAAATCATGTGTTGAAACTAAAAGAAGGAAAGATAGAACAACTGCTTAGTCTTAAAGAATTTAAAGAATCTTATAAAGAAGAACAAGAAAGAATTGAGACGTTTATCCTTCATGATTCGGAACTTTATAATAATTTATACTGGGAGGAGCAGGAAGAGTTTAAGGTGGCAGTGCAAATGCATAATGTCAGTGTTAGTTATGGCGATAAGAGTATTCTGGAAAATATAAACTGGAAGGTTAATAAAGGGGAGTGTTGGGCTTTACTTGGTCATAACGGTTCCGGAAAATCTACCTTGCTTAGTCTTATAAATGGCGACAACCCTCAGGCTTATGGAAATGATATATGGCTCTTTGATAAGAAAAAAGGATCGGGAGAAAGTATCTGGGAGTTAAAAGCAAAAATTGGTTATATCTCTCCCGAACTTCATATCTTTTTTCAGCGCAATAAAAGTTTCACAGAAACTTTATTTGTCAATTCAGTAGCTCAAAGTCTTGCAGCTGAAGCTTCTTCAGGTGGAGTAACGGTTTTTGATTCTATTGCTTCAGGTTTTAATGATCAGGTCGGATCCACTGGGAAAATTTCATCCTGGCAAACCAAACAGGTTAATCTGTGGATAGAAATTTTAAAGTTATCATCCTACAGGAATATGAGATTGCCTCAATTGCCATTGGGTGTTCAGAGACTTGTTCTTTTAGGAAGAGCATTAGTGAAAAATCCTCAGCTTCTGATCTTAGATGAACCTTGCCAGGGACTTGATAGGACACAGGTTAAGCAGTTTGTTTCTGTTGTAAACGAAATCTGCACTACATTTAGCAAGACTCTTATTTATGTTTCTCACTACAAGGAAGATATTCCTGCATGTGTGAAAAACTATCTGGAATTGGAAAATGGTAAGATCAAACAAATGATTAACTAA
- a CDS encoding GNAT family N-acetyltransferase, giving the protein MNISYREFEDADRMKVVSMIQDFYNDDPSGKNKTEEQIDKTFEAFKKHPDYGSIKIFRDGNRIVGYCIIVYFYSNEYGGLILNIDELYVIPEYRGKGISSDFVRYLKERKDIEFVAMELEVLPYNVRALKLYEKLGFIKSDRSYLMLKK; this is encoded by the coding sequence ATGAATATTAGTTACAGGGAATTTGAAGATGCAGACAGAATGAAGGTCGTGTCAATGATTCAGGATTTTTACAATGATGATCCTTCTGGAAAAAACAAAACTGAAGAACAAATAGATAAAACTTTTGAAGCTTTTAAAAAGCATCCGGATTACGGATCAATAAAGATCTTTCGTGATGGAAATAGAATTGTGGGTTATTGCATCATTGTTTACTTTTATAGCAATGAATACGGTGGATTGATCTTAAATATAGATGAGCTTTATGTTATTCCTGAATACAGAGGGAAAGGAATTTCATCAGATTTTGTCAGATATCTCAAGGAAAGAAAAGATATAGAATTTGTGGCAATGGAATTAGAGGTGCTGCCCTACAATGTCAGGGCGTTGAAATTGTATGAGAAGCTTGGTTTTATAAAATCAGACAGGTCATATCTTATGTTGAAAAAGTAA